A window of the Cystobacter fuscus genome harbors these coding sequences:
- a CDS encoding glutathione binding-like protein, translated as MQLYFSPLSCSIAARIAFYEAGEDATFIEVDRKTKLTRDGKNFRDIHPLGLVPTLRTDDGDILTENAALLQYVADFFPKAKLAPTDRMERARLHEWLCFIGTELHKALFAPLLDTKAPEGAKAYALEKGASRLSHLETYLTGREFLLERFSVADAYLFTVLNWSVVTPVDLKKWPAICAYVARLRDRPSVAKAFAEERALYTEEQARHKASA; from the coding sequence ATGCAACTTTATTTTTCGCCCCTGTCCTGTTCGATAGCGGCCCGAATCGCGTTCTACGAGGCGGGAGAGGACGCCACGTTCATCGAGGTCGACCGGAAGACGAAGCTCACGCGCGACGGAAAAAACTTCCGGGACATCCATCCGCTCGGCCTCGTCCCAACCCTCCGCACCGACGACGGCGACATCCTCACGGAGAACGCGGCGCTCCTTCAGTACGTGGCCGACTTCTTCCCCAAGGCAAAGCTCGCGCCGACGGACCGCATGGAGCGCGCCCGGTTGCACGAGTGGCTGTGCTTCATCGGGACCGAGCTGCACAAAGCACTCTTCGCGCCACTCCTCGACACGAAGGCCCCCGAGGGGGCGAAGGCCTACGCGCTGGAGAAGGGGGCCTCCCGCCTCTCTCATCTGGAGACGTACCTGACCGGCCGTGAGTTCCTCCTCGAGCGATTCAGCGTCGCGGACGCATACCTGTTCACGGTGCTGAACTGGTCCGTGGTGACGCCGGTCGACCTGAAGAAGTGGCCGGCGATCTGCGCATACGTCGCCCGCCTGCGAGACAGGCCGAGCGTGGCGAAGGCTTTCGCGGAGGAGCGGGCGCTCTACACGGAGGAGCAGGCGCGGCACAAAGCCAGCGCGTGA
- a CDS encoding GlxA family transcriptional regulator has translation MILDGVADSALGVALDVVATAAHFTQSGRAPLPHGGKALLQRVVSLDGEPVRSAAGRSVAVDGAFSPRALREGDVVLLPGVFSAGARTVEKLLAREDARRAAELLAKAASKDVTLAASCSATFVLAASGVLDGRSATTSWWLAPEFARRFPKVSLSAERMVVDEGSIITAGAALAHVDLTLTIVARMIGPSLPHLVTRYLVLDERSSQARYMVHEHLRASDPAVLAIERFVAENVERQLSLKELARAAQVSSRTLARRVRTSLGMTPLEFVHRLRVRRAIHLLETTRYAIEDIAARVGYADAAAFRRVFRRYTGESPRQLREPGG, from the coding sequence TTGATTCTCGACGGCGTCGCGGACAGCGCGCTCGGCGTGGCGCTCGACGTCGTCGCCACCGCGGCCCACTTCACCCAGTCCGGGCGCGCTCCGTTGCCTCACGGCGGCAAGGCGCTGCTCCAGCGCGTGGTGTCCCTCGACGGAGAGCCGGTGCGTTCGGCGGCCGGGCGCTCGGTCGCCGTGGATGGTGCGTTCAGCCCTCGCGCCCTTCGCGAAGGCGATGTCGTCCTGCTACCGGGCGTCTTCTCGGCGGGCGCACGAACCGTCGAGAAGCTCCTGGCCCGGGAGGACGCCCGCCGCGCAGCCGAACTGCTCGCGAAGGCCGCCTCCAAGGACGTGACCCTCGCTGCGTCGTGCTCCGCCACGTTCGTGCTCGCCGCGTCGGGCGTGCTCGACGGACGGTCCGCGACGACGTCGTGGTGGCTCGCGCCCGAGTTCGCACGGCGGTTCCCGAAGGTCTCGCTGTCCGCCGAGCGCATGGTCGTCGACGAAGGGAGCATCATCACGGCGGGTGCCGCGCTGGCCCACGTCGACCTCACGCTCACGATCGTCGCGCGGATGATCGGTCCTTCCTTGCCGCATCTCGTGACGCGCTACCTCGTGCTCGACGAGCGCTCGTCCCAGGCTCGCTACATGGTGCACGAGCATCTTCGAGCGAGCGATCCAGCGGTCCTCGCGATCGAGCGCTTCGTCGCCGAAAACGTGGAGCGACAGTTGTCGCTCAAGGAGCTCGCGCGCGCGGCGCAGGTGTCGTCGCGGACGCTCGCTCGCCGCGTCCGGACGAGCCTGGGCATGACACCGCTGGAGTTCGTCCATCGCCTGCGCGTGCGCCGCGCCATCCATCTCCTCGAAACCACCCGCTACGCGATTGAAGACATCGCCGCGCGGGTAGGCTACGCCGACGCGGCCGCCTTCCGGCGCGTCTTCCGCCGCTACACAGGGGAGTCGCCGCGGCAGCTCCGCGAGCCAGGTGGATGA
- a CDS encoding response regulator transcription factor, protein MSTRVLLIDDDTRMYELLEQYLGQQGIKVTHAPDGGRGLAALDSQAFDAVLLDVMMPGMDGLEVCRRIRSRSTVPILMLTARGDETDRVVGLELGADDYLAKPFSPRELLARLRAVLRRAQPSAMAEKLEAHGVSLDVPAREARVNGRRVELTGLEFDLLVALVRRAGRVIPRDALLGEAGRSDTLVGERTVDVHISHLRQKLGEDGAKLIKTVRGVGYLFAREGP, encoded by the coding sequence ATGTCCACCCGCGTCCTGCTCATCGACGATGACACCCGGATGTATGAACTGCTCGAGCAGTACCTCGGGCAGCAAGGCATCAAGGTGACCCATGCCCCCGACGGAGGACGCGGCCTGGCCGCCCTGGACTCCCAGGCCTTCGACGCCGTGCTGCTGGACGTGATGATGCCGGGCATGGATGGACTCGAGGTGTGCCGGCGCATCCGCTCGCGCAGCACCGTACCCATCCTCATGCTCACCGCGCGCGGCGACGAGACGGACCGCGTCGTGGGCCTGGAGCTCGGCGCGGACGACTACCTCGCCAAGCCCTTCAGCCCCCGCGAGCTGCTCGCGCGCCTGCGCGCCGTGCTGCGCCGCGCCCAGCCCTCCGCCATGGCCGAGAAGCTCGAGGCCCACGGCGTCTCCCTCGACGTCCCCGCCCGCGAGGCCCGCGTCAATGGCCGGCGCGTGGAGCTCACCGGGCTCGAGTTCGATCTGCTCGTGGCGCTCGTGCGGCGCGCCGGCCGCGTCATCCCCCGCGACGCGTTGCTCGGCGAGGCCGGCCGCAGCGACACCCTCGTGGGCGAGCGCACCGTGGACGTGCACATCTCCCACCTGCGCCAGAAGCTGGGCGAGGACGGCGCGAAGCTCATCAAGACCGTCCGGGGCGTGGGCTACCTCTTCGCCCGGGAGGGCCCGTGA
- a CDS encoding xanthine dehydrogenase family protein molybdopterin-binding subunit produces MSSSALIDSTGAVHEPFAGVEAGNARLAMETASTSHADTYVSPAQHHNPIEMLSTTAHWSDGKLTVWEGTQISGPMTTGLALMLRLDRSLIEVKSPSVGGSFGQKGAFQLQTTLVAHAAMLLGRPVKLVMPRAQLFHNAGFRPRSRHHVKLGADAGKMVAVQYDADHQQSRSGNFPPRYHEATVQMYGIADYLGTASNIRIDTQTPGYMRTPFPQPSQFAFESAVDELAYKLGEDPVAFRLRHDTTIDPLHGKPLSSRFLNDCIREGAQRFGWERRTAAPGSMALPDGTQVGWGIGCGAYPSMTTPSLVTLRVYADGRTRYAASGHEMGQGMRTAIASVLLRELDLDPNRLEILIGDTSAAPQHPTSGSSGTTSVVSAAATAAAKMREAADALFAGRELSGNLHQRLLKVRRPYLEIEASQVGPGQDPSVLDALRHGGFGVWGPHYPSFTSFSYIAHFVEVHVEPRTRRVRVPRVVSVVDCGRVVSPRTATSQVLGGVVWAIGATLREETEVDPRFGGWLNCDLADYVVPVNADVGDIDVTFIDKPDPLTNTTGAKGLGEVAMAGASGAIANAIYHATGKRVRKMPIRIEDLL; encoded by the coding sequence ATGTCCTCCAGCGCGCTGATCGACAGCACCGGCGCGGTGCACGAGCCGTTCGCGGGTGTGGAGGCCGGCAACGCCCGACTCGCCATGGAGACCGCCTCGACATCGCACGCCGACACCTACGTGAGCCCGGCGCAGCACCACAACCCGATCGAGATGCTCTCCACCACCGCGCACTGGTCGGATGGCAAGCTCACCGTGTGGGAAGGGACACAGATCTCGGGCCCGATGACGACAGGGCTCGCGCTCATGCTTCGGCTGGACCGCTCACTGATCGAGGTGAAGAGCCCCTCGGTCGGCGGCAGCTTCGGGCAGAAGGGCGCGTTTCAGCTCCAGACCACGCTCGTCGCGCACGCCGCGATGCTGCTCGGACGCCCGGTGAAGCTGGTCATGCCGCGCGCGCAGCTCTTCCACAACGCGGGCTTCCGGCCGAGGAGCCGCCATCACGTCAAGCTTGGCGCGGACGCGGGCAAGATGGTCGCGGTCCAGTACGACGCCGACCACCAGCAGTCGCGCTCGGGCAACTTCCCTCCGCGGTACCACGAGGCGACGGTGCAGATGTACGGCATCGCCGACTATCTCGGCACCGCCAGCAACATCCGCATCGACACGCAGACTCCGGGCTACATGCGCACGCCGTTCCCTCAGCCCTCCCAATTCGCGTTCGAGAGCGCGGTCGACGAACTCGCCTACAAGCTCGGCGAGGATCCGGTCGCGTTCCGTCTGCGGCATGACACGACGATCGACCCGCTCCATGGCAAGCCGCTGTCGTCGCGGTTCCTGAACGACTGCATCCGCGAGGGGGCGCAACGCTTCGGCTGGGAGCGGCGGACCGCGGCGCCGGGGTCGATGGCGTTGCCCGACGGAACACAGGTCGGCTGGGGAATCGGCTGCGGCGCCTATCCGTCCATGACGACGCCTTCGCTGGTGACCTTGCGCGTCTACGCCGACGGCAGGACGCGCTACGCCGCCTCCGGCCACGAGATGGGTCAGGGGATGCGCACCGCGATCGCCTCGGTGCTGCTGCGCGAGCTCGATCTGGATCCCAACCGGCTGGAGATCTTGATTGGCGACACCAGTGCCGCGCCGCAGCACCCCACCTCCGGCTCGTCGGGCACGACGAGCGTCGTCTCCGCCGCCGCCACCGCCGCGGCGAAGATGCGCGAGGCGGCGGACGCACTGTTCGCGGGTCGCGAGCTCTCCGGCAACCTGCACCAGCGGCTCCTCAAGGTGCGTCGCCCGTACCTGGAGATCGAGGCGTCGCAAGTCGGGCCCGGACAGGATCCCAGCGTGCTGGACGCGCTCAGGCATGGCGGCTTCGGGGTGTGGGGACCCCACTATCCGTCGTTCACGTCGTTCAGCTACATCGCCCACTTCGTCGAGGTCCACGTCGAGCCGCGCACGCGGCGGGTGCGTGTGCCGCGGGTCGTCAGCGTCGTCGACTGCGGGCGGGTCGTGAGCCCGAGGACCGCGACGAGCCAGGTGCTGGGCGGCGTCGTCTGGGCGATTGGCGCGACGCTGCGCGAGGAGACCGAGGTCGACCCGCGCTTTGGCGGCTGGCTGAACTGTGACCTCGCCGACTACGTCGTGCCGGTGAACGCCGACGTGGGCGACATCGACGTCACCTTCATCGACAAGCCCGACCCGCTGACCAATACGACTGGCGCCAAGGGGCTGGGCGAGGTGGCGATGGCCGGTGCGTCCGGTGCGATCGCCAACGCCATCTACCACGCGACCGGCAAGCGCGTGCGCAAGATGCCGATCCGGATCGAGGACCTGCTGTAG
- a CDS encoding FG-GAP repeat domain-containing protein — MAVDVDGDGWLDAVTVNGQTNLLLNNGNISVYKNLGPSAPGTFGAPTSFTTGTPGSVHLCTGDFDHDGVADIATTSVTLNQVSVLFGTGAGSFGAPTLIGIPNTGGVQSTIACRDLNSDGFSDLVVTSPASARLSILINQGNGSFAAPVSYTNAVSGQTAGIAFGDANGDGTLDILSNGAAGRYLFFFKGNGNGTFASGVQSAAAATTVANSALGVVADDFNGDGKLDAYILVTTASGGVRPMTGNGNGGFTSGTVVTTGASPGLNAIATADMDADGDADLILTNRGSGTVTVVPNGL; from the coding sequence GTGGCCGTGGACGTGGACGGCGACGGGTGGCTCGACGCCGTCACCGTCAACGGCCAGACCAACCTGCTCCTCAACAACGGAAACATCAGCGTCTACAAGAACCTGGGCCCGAGCGCGCCCGGAACCTTCGGCGCGCCGACGAGCTTCACCACCGGCACTCCGGGCTCCGTCCACCTCTGCACCGGGGACTTCGATCACGACGGGGTGGCTGACATCGCCACGACAAGCGTGACCCTGAACCAGGTGAGCGTGCTCTTCGGCACCGGCGCGGGCAGCTTCGGCGCGCCCACGCTCATCGGCATCCCGAACACCGGCGGCGTGCAGTCGACGATCGCCTGCCGTGACCTGAACAGTGATGGCTTCTCTGATCTCGTGGTGACGAGCCCCGCCAGCGCACGCCTGTCGATCCTCATCAACCAGGGCAACGGCTCGTTCGCCGCACCAGTCTCCTACACCAACGCCGTCAGCGGCCAGACGGCGGGCATCGCCTTCGGCGACGCCAACGGCGACGGCACGCTCGACATCCTCTCGAACGGCGCGGCCGGCCGGTACCTCTTCTTCTTCAAAGGGAACGGCAACGGCACCTTCGCGAGCGGCGTTCAGTCCGCCGCTGCCGCCACTACGGTCGCCAACTCGGCGCTGGGCGTCGTGGCCGATGACTTCAACGGCGATGGCAAGCTCGACGCCTACATTCTCGTTACAACGGCCTCGGGCGGCGTCCGCCCGATGACCGGCAACGGCAACGGAGGCTTCACCTCGGGCACTGTCGTCACGACCGGCGCCTCGCCTGGCCTCAACGCCATCGCCACCGCGGACATGGACGCGGACGGGGACGCCGATCTCATCCTGACCAACAGGGGATCCGGCACCGTGACCGTGGTCCCCAACGGACTCTGA
- a CDS encoding DUF4440 domain-containing protein yields the protein MKRTILVCVTAVAISGSAAWAQDKEQKPAAQKPAATAEQAPAMDLKAMGPGARKPTNEKQTKKEVMEFFKQQEEIEKKGDFEASLATYDFPIFMVTDDLKGVPESGEYTREAYAAMMKPMFENMPKDMKVTHKHTISVLSDSLVSVVDDFTMTQGKQKVTGRNTSLLVKRDGQWKWKTMVEAGWGGTPPEGASGGAQTPPEGKK from the coding sequence ATGAAACGTACGATTCTGGTGTGCGTCACGGCCGTTGCGATCTCAGGCTCCGCTGCCTGGGCTCAGGACAAGGAGCAGAAACCCGCGGCTCAGAAGCCCGCCGCCACGGCCGAGCAGGCGCCAGCGATGGACCTGAAGGCGATGGGCCCGGGGGCTCGCAAGCCCACCAACGAGAAGCAGACGAAGAAGGAGGTCATGGAGTTCTTCAAGCAGCAGGAGGAGATCGAGAAGAAGGGTGACTTCGAGGCGTCGCTCGCGACGTACGACTTCCCCATCTTCATGGTCACCGATGACCTGAAGGGCGTGCCCGAGAGCGGGGAGTACACCCGCGAGGCGTATGCCGCGATGATGAAGCCCATGTTCGAGAACATGCCGAAGGACATGAAGGTGACCCACAAGCACACCATCAGCGTCCTCTCGGACTCGCTGGTGAGTGTCGTCGATGACTTCACGATGACCCAGGGCAAGCAGAAGGTCACCGGCCGCAACACCTCCCTGCTCGTGAAGCGGGACGGCCAGTGGAAGTGGAAGACGATGGTCGAGGCCGGCTGGGGCGGAACGCCTCCCGAGGGCGCCAGCGGCGGCGCGCAGACACCTCCCGAGGGCAAGAAGTAG
- a CDS encoding periplasmic heavy metal sensor, translated as MFGYIFGAACLAGALFTVRRARRYASWRGGPGPWSPRGRMRHVFERLDTSPGQEKILVQAVEDVIQAAEKLRGLWGDTRSAWAQSLRGEHFDGASLREQDAKQDALVDELRKTIQASLAKVHEALDPRQRRELADLVERGWGFSHHRHRRAHAFRAGHCGWRGAWAG; from the coding sequence ATGTTCGGATACATCTTTGGCGCGGCCTGCCTCGCGGGAGCCCTCTTCACCGTGCGCCGCGCCCGGCGCTACGCCTCCTGGCGCGGCGGCCCCGGCCCCTGGAGCCCGCGCGGCCGCATGCGCCACGTCTTCGAGCGGCTCGACACCTCCCCCGGCCAGGAGAAGATCCTCGTCCAGGCCGTCGAGGACGTGATCCAGGCCGCCGAGAAGCTGCGCGGCCTCTGGGGCGACACCCGCTCCGCCTGGGCTCAATCCCTGCGCGGAGAGCACTTCGATGGGGCCTCGCTGCGTGAGCAGGACGCCAAGCAGGACGCGCTCGTCGACGAGCTGCGCAAGACGATCCAGGCCTCGCTCGCGAAGGTCCACGAGGCGCTCGATCCGCGTCAGCGGCGCGAGCTGGCGGACCTCGTCGAGCGCGGCTGGGGCTTCTCCCACCACCGCCACCGCCGCGCCCACGCCTTCCGGGCTGGCCACTGCGGTTGGCGCGGCGCCTGGGCGGGGTGA
- a CDS encoding cold-shock protein, which translates to MATGTVKWFNDAKGFGFIAPDAGGDDVFCHHTAINAQGFRSLAEGQKVEYDVTRGPKGLQAQNVRPLS; encoded by the coding sequence ATGGCAACTGGTACCGTGAAGTGGTTCAACGACGCGAAGGGCTTTGGTTTCATCGCACCGGATGCGGGGGGGGATGACGTTTTCTGCCACCACACCGCCATCAACGCGCAGGGCTTCCGCTCGCTGGCCGAGGGTCAGAAGGTGGAGTACGACGTGACGCGCGGCCCCAAGGGCTTGCAGGCGCAGAACGTCCGCCCGCTAAGCTGA
- a CDS encoding cupin domain-containing protein — translation MGDTSVKKVDSHHSPTGQMGQKYLAEGIRVAMRLWENEQPAEAKPVSMRDYETVGYVIKGRAELHLEGQVLVLNPGDSWLVPKGASHTYKILETFTAVEATSPPASVHGRDEKNKGEVKA, via the coding sequence ATGGGTGACACCAGTGTGAAGAAGGTCGATTCCCACCACTCGCCGACGGGGCAGATGGGGCAGAAGTACCTGGCGGAGGGGATTCGGGTGGCGATGCGGCTGTGGGAGAACGAGCAGCCCGCGGAGGCCAAGCCCGTGAGCATGCGTGACTACGAGACGGTGGGCTACGTCATCAAGGGCCGCGCGGAGCTCCACCTGGAGGGCCAGGTGCTGGTGCTCAACCCCGGGGACTCGTGGCTCGTGCCGAAGGGGGCCAGCCACACGTACAAGATTCTCGAGACCTTCACGGCGGTGGAGGCCACGAGCCCGCCGGCCTCGGTGCACGGCCGCGACGAGAAGAACAAGGGCGAGGTCAAGGCGTGA
- a CDS encoding LysR family transcriptional regulator codes for MNDIAPPPSPRLDVRDLRVVLALASAGTTAQAASVLHLTQPAVSRALLAAEDKLGTRLFDRTPRGLVPTAAGQRLVTGATRLLVEMGDLEHLVLAPVAPPMRIRLVCECYTVYHWLPSTLMRLRKSLPELEVALAVEHTLAPVAALEAGEIDVALVTTSVVPRGRLKEHQIFSDEVVFIMSASHPLAARKTLTPADIRENTLLIGQVASAESHWFMASVFGRARPRLRFERLPLTEAILDVARAGMGIAVLSEWIAHPHLGKGELVAKRLAAGPLRRPWRLAWRRELNDAALRLLSALEAAAPRGLLAG; via the coding sequence ATGAATGACATTGCTCCTCCGCCGAGTCCCCGCCTCGACGTGCGCGACCTTCGCGTCGTGCTCGCCCTGGCCTCCGCCGGCACCACGGCGCAAGCCGCCTCCGTGCTGCACCTCACGCAGCCAGCGGTGAGCCGCGCGCTCCTCGCGGCGGAGGACAAGCTCGGCACGCGCCTCTTCGACCGTACGCCTCGCGGGCTCGTCCCCACCGCGGCGGGGCAGCGTCTCGTCACCGGCGCGACGCGCCTTCTGGTGGAGATGGGCGACCTCGAGCATCTCGTGCTCGCGCCGGTGGCTCCGCCCATGCGCATCCGCCTCGTCTGCGAGTGCTACACCGTGTACCACTGGCTCCCGTCCACGCTCATGAGGCTGCGCAAGAGCCTGCCGGAACTCGAGGTCGCGTTGGCGGTGGAGCACACACTCGCTCCCGTCGCGGCGCTCGAGGCCGGGGAGATCGACGTCGCGCTCGTCACGACGTCGGTGGTCCCACGCGGCAGGCTCAAGGAGCATCAGATCTTCTCCGATGAGGTCGTGTTCATCATGTCGGCGTCGCACCCGCTCGCTGCGCGCAAGACGCTCACTCCCGCGGACATCCGTGAGAACACGCTCCTGATCGGGCAGGTCGCGTCGGCGGAGTCGCACTGGTTCATGGCGAGCGTGTTCGGCCGGGCGAGGCCACGGCTTCGCTTCGAGCGGCTGCCGCTCACGGAGGCGATCCTCGACGTAGCGCGTGCGGGCATGGGCATCGCGGTGCTCTCCGAGTGGATCGCCCACCCGCACCTCGGCAAGGGAGAGCTCGTCGCGAAGCGTCTCGCGGCGGGACCACTCCGCCGGCCCTGGCGACTCGCGTGGCGGCGGGAGCTCAATGATGCCGCGCTCCGCCTCTTGTCCGCACTCGAGGCCGCGGCCCCCCGTGGACTTCTGGCTGGTTGA
- a CDS encoding aldo/keto reductase, with amino-acid sequence MSTHETKQTKRTVKLGSTGPEVFPLGLGCMGMSGTYGKTDDAESVRTIQAAIERGVTLIDTGDFYGMGHNEMLVGRAIEGRRDKVQLSVKFGALRGPDGSFNGNDTRPVAVKNFIAYSLKRLGVEAIDIYRPARLDPSVPIEDTIGTVADLVKAGYVRHIGLSEVGVETIRRAHRVHPIVDLQIEYAIGTRGPEAEIFPVLAELGISATLYGVFSRGLLTGSKPTEAGDWRAHQPRFAGENGAKNEDSVKALQRFAHERRMTPGQVALAWVLARQPAFVPVVGAKTRAQLDDVLGALERPLSKDDLVALESVVKISGDRYDPAQMKHLDSERR; translated from the coding sequence ATGAGCACGCACGAGACGAAGCAGACGAAGCGCACGGTGAAGCTGGGCTCCACGGGTCCCGAGGTCTTCCCGCTGGGACTGGGCTGCATGGGGATGTCGGGCACGTACGGGAAGACCGATGACGCCGAGAGCGTCCGGACGATCCAGGCGGCGATCGAGCGAGGGGTGACGCTGATCGACACGGGGGACTTCTACGGCATGGGCCACAACGAGATGCTCGTGGGGCGGGCCATCGAGGGGCGCCGGGACAAGGTGCAGCTCTCCGTGAAGTTCGGCGCGCTCCGAGGGCCGGATGGGAGCTTCAACGGCAACGACACGCGCCCCGTCGCGGTGAAGAACTTCATCGCCTACAGCCTGAAGCGGCTGGGGGTGGAGGCCATCGACATCTACCGCCCGGCGCGGCTCGATCCCTCGGTGCCCATCGAGGACACCATCGGGACGGTCGCGGATCTGGTGAAGGCGGGCTACGTGCGCCACATCGGGCTGTCGGAGGTGGGTGTCGAGACGATCCGCCGGGCCCACAGGGTCCACCCCATCGTCGACTTGCAGATCGAGTACGCCATCGGCACCCGGGGCCCCGAGGCGGAGATCTTCCCCGTGCTCGCCGAGCTCGGCATCAGCGCGACGCTCTACGGGGTCTTCTCGCGAGGACTGCTGACTGGCAGCAAGCCGACGGAAGCGGGAGACTGGCGCGCCCATCAGCCTCGCTTCGCTGGCGAGAACGGGGCGAAGAACGAGGACTCGGTGAAGGCCCTCCAGCGCTTCGCGCATGAGCGTCGCATGACGCCGGGGCAGGTGGCGCTCGCCTGGGTGCTGGCGCGGCAGCCCGCGTTCGTTCCCGTGGTGGGGGCGAAGACCCGCGCGCAGCTCGATGACGTGCTCGGTGCCCTGGAGCGCCCGCTGTCGAAGGATGACCTCGTGGCGCTCGAGTCGGTGGTGAAGATCTCCGGTGACCGCTACGACCCGGCCCAGATGAAGCACCTGGACAGCGAGCGCCGGTAG
- a CDS encoding LysR family transcriptional regulator: MHGIYEKDLDLNLLRVFVVVAEAGSVTEAASRLYLTQPAVSAALRRLASTVGAPLFVRAGRGLALTTRGQRLFTSARPLLQALVEATVSPAAFDPKTSERTVRIGLSDANETWLLPPLLRALDEEAPRMRLVVIPVQFRTIAEALGSSAVDFAVTVADELPADTRRLSLFWGGFVCLYDPRHARIGKRLTRESYLAHEHVIVSYNGDLRGIVEDALGVQRRVRVSVPMFHSVGALVEGSALLATLPAVVAREIISLRPNLRTTPLPLDLGGAPTELLWRNTVDDDDAIRFMRDLVVRVVKTIHGPEEAPRPTTSG, translated from the coding sequence ATGCACGGAATCTATGAGAAAGACCTGGACCTCAACCTGCTCCGCGTCTTCGTCGTGGTGGCGGAGGCGGGCAGCGTCACGGAGGCCGCCAGCCGCCTCTACCTCACGCAGCCCGCGGTGAGCGCGGCGCTCAGGCGCCTCGCGTCGACGGTCGGGGCACCGCTCTTCGTCCGCGCGGGACGCGGACTCGCCCTCACGACACGCGGACAGCGCCTGTTCACCTCGGCCCGGCCGCTCCTCCAGGCCCTCGTCGAAGCCACCGTCTCCCCGGCGGCCTTCGACCCGAAGACGAGCGAGCGCACCGTGCGGATCGGCCTCTCGGACGCGAACGAGACCTGGCTCCTTCCGCCGCTGCTGCGCGCGCTCGACGAGGAGGCGCCACGCATGAGGCTCGTCGTGATTCCCGTGCAGTTCCGCACCATCGCCGAGGCCCTGGGTTCCTCGGCGGTGGACTTCGCGGTGACGGTGGCCGACGAGCTGCCAGCCGACACGCGGCGTCTGTCATTGTTCTGGGGCGGATTCGTCTGTCTCTACGATCCGCGGCACGCCCGGATTGGCAAGCGACTGACGCGGGAGAGCTACCTCGCGCACGAGCACGTCATCGTCTCGTACAACGGAGACTTGAGAGGAATTGTCGAGGACGCGCTCGGCGTCCAGCGGCGTGTCCGGGTCTCGGTCCCGATGTTCCACAGCGTCGGGGCGCTCGTGGAAGGCAGCGCCCTGCTCGCCACGTTGCCCGCCGTGGTCGCGCGCGAAATCATCTCGTTGCGTCCGAACCTTCGAACCACTCCCCTGCCCCTGGACCTGGGAGGCGCACCGACGGAGCTGCTCTGGCGCAACACGGTCGACGACGACGACGCCATCCGCTTCATGCGGGATCTGGTGGTCCGCGTGGTGAAGACAATACACGGCCCCGAGGAAGCGCCCCGGCCGACGACGAGCGGCTGA
- a CDS encoding nuclear transport factor 2 family protein: protein MNNKELVLAAMTGLFIKRDLTVLEKYWDPGYIQHNPRMPNGTDFFRKMIPSLKADFRYEPGLVLEDGEFVMIHGRYVGWGDKTMIVVDIFKVVNGRFVEHWDVIQEEVAAEKTISGNSMFPIK from the coding sequence ATGAACAACAAAGAACTCGTCCTCGCGGCAATGACCGGGCTGTTCATCAAGCGGGACCTGACGGTCCTCGAGAAGTATTGGGACCCTGGATACATCCAGCACAACCCGCGCATGCCGAACGGGACGGACTTCTTCCGCAAGATGATCCCGAGCCTGAAGGCCGACTTCCGCTACGAACCCGGTCTCGTCCTCGAAGACGGCGAGTTCGTGATGATCCACGGTCGATACGTCGGTTGGGGCGACAAGACGATGATCGTCGTCGACATCTTCAAGGTCGTGAACGGGCGCTTCGTGGAGCACTGGGACGTGATCCAGGAGGAGGTCGCCGCCGAAAAGACGATCTCCGGCAACTCCATGTTCCCGATCAAGTAG